The following are encoded together in the Corynebacterium jeikeium genome:
- a CDS encoding biotin--[acetyl-CoA-carboxylase] ligase: MRTPLDHRRLAERLAPLGYRHVEVLETTGSTSTDLADRVRCGEDLPDMSLLMAEEQTAGRGRKGRSFEAPARSQLICSVLLRLPDVPVDRISLLPLLTGLSIVEGIRASTDIPIQLKWPNDCVLDGRKLVGILVEAVHLDPHPAIILGFGINYDLQAEELPVAHASSIDLECARLGLTCPSREDVAVAVFAELAANLERWRRLGGAAQTVLPRYRQASATIGTSVRAFLPGDEVVEGTATDIDDDGELLVRTSEGTRVIRAGEIVHLRADGTGDYGGRYA; the protein is encoded by the coding sequence ATGCGCACGCCGCTAGACCACCGCCGCCTGGCCGAGCGCCTGGCTCCATTGGGCTACCGTCACGTCGAAGTGTTGGAAACCACCGGCTCCACCAGCACCGATTTGGCCGACCGCGTGCGCTGCGGGGAGGACTTGCCCGACATGTCCCTACTCATGGCCGAGGAACAGACCGCCGGGCGTGGCCGCAAGGGGCGCTCCTTCGAGGCCCCGGCCCGCAGCCAGCTGATCTGTTCCGTGCTGCTGCGCCTGCCGGACGTGCCGGTGGACCGCATCAGCCTGCTGCCGCTGCTTACCGGCCTGTCGATCGTGGAGGGCATCCGCGCCTCCACGGACATCCCCATCCAGCTGAAGTGGCCCAACGACTGCGTGCTGGACGGCCGCAAGCTGGTGGGCATCCTGGTGGAGGCCGTGCACCTGGACCCGCACCCGGCGATCATCCTGGGCTTCGGCATCAATTACGACCTACAGGCCGAAGAGCTGCCCGTCGCCCACGCCAGCTCCATCGACCTGGAGTGCGCCCGCCTGGGGCTAACCTGCCCAAGCCGCGAGGACGTTGCGGTGGCCGTGTTCGCGGAGCTGGCGGCGAATCTGGAAAGGTGGCGTCGACTAGGAGGGGCGGCCCAGACCGTGCTTCCGCGCTACCGCCAGGCTTCCGCGACCATCGGCACCTCCGTGCGCGCATTCCTGCCCGGCGACGAGGTCGTGGAGGGCACGGCCACCGACATCGACGACGACGGCGAGCTGCTGGTTCGCACCAGCGAGGGCACGCGCGTGATTCGCGCCGGGGAGATCGTGCACCTGCGCGCCGACGGCACGGGCGACTACGGAGGGCGCTACGCATGA
- a CDS encoding acyl-CoA carboxylase subunit beta, translating to MATMSSTTDTSTTAGKIADLRDRLAETHKPQGDEIPRARRRVDALLDAGSFVETDALARHRSTAFKADKFRPVTDGIVAGYGTIDDRPVCVFSQDATLFDGQIGETAGEKILKVMELAVKSGTPLIGIYEGAGARPNEGIAALEFFSRIQSLQTKLSGVVPQIALVAGPTSGALVHSVVLSDVVVAVKGAGELVDDATDGTAHVVAEDDASALGLVADILGYLPSNNRALPLRGDETEAEPETDELDGLIPDSDVQAYDMHEVLNRVVDADSVLELQKFHAPNLITALARVGGRSVGVIANQPEQQAGMIDDAAAEKAARFIRFCDAFNVPLVTFVDSAGYAPDVLFRRTAKLIGVTAAASVGKIAVVTRKAFGDAYLSLGAKRLGTDLVYAWPTAQIAQDDSYQAEPYSAAERGLVDAVIPPRETRARIVDGLRLVERKAEDGYPRKHDNLPF from the coding sequence ATGGCGACCATGAGCTCTACCACCGACACATCGACAACTGCCGGGAAGATCGCCGACCTCCGCGATCGCTTGGCGGAGACCCACAAGCCGCAGGGGGACGAGATCCCGCGCGCTCGTCGCCGCGTGGACGCACTGCTGGATGCTGGTAGCTTCGTGGAGACCGACGCGCTGGCCCGCCACCGCTCCACCGCCTTCAAGGCAGACAAGTTCCGCCCAGTCACCGACGGCATTGTCGCCGGCTACGGCACCATCGACGACCGCCCGGTATGCGTGTTCTCGCAGGACGCCACCCTCTTCGACGGCCAAATCGGCGAGACCGCGGGCGAGAAGATCCTGAAGGTCATGGAACTGGCCGTGAAGTCCGGCACCCCGCTGATCGGCATTTACGAGGGCGCCGGCGCTCGCCCAAACGAGGGCATCGCGGCCCTGGAGTTCTTCTCCCGCATCCAGAGCCTGCAGACGAAGCTCTCCGGCGTAGTTCCGCAGATCGCCCTGGTCGCCGGCCCCACCAGCGGCGCGTTGGTGCACTCGGTGGTTCTGTCCGACGTTGTCGTTGCGGTCAAGGGTGCCGGCGAACTGGTAGATGACGCCACAGACGGCACCGCCCACGTCGTCGCCGAGGACGACGCTTCCGCGCTGGGACTCGTCGCGGACATCCTCGGCTACCTGCCCAGCAACAACCGGGCGCTCCCCCTGCGCGGGGACGAGACGGAGGCAGAGCCGGAGACAGACGAGCTGGACGGCCTGATCCCCGACTCGGACGTGCAGGCCTACGACATGCACGAGGTACTGAACCGTGTAGTCGACGCGGATTCCGTGCTGGAGCTCCAGAAGTTCCATGCGCCGAACCTGATCACGGCACTGGCGCGCGTGGGCGGCCGGAGTGTGGGCGTCATCGCGAACCAGCCCGAACAACAAGCAGGAATGATCGACGACGCGGCGGCCGAGAAGGCAGCGCGCTTCATCCGCTTCTGCGACGCCTTCAACGTGCCACTGGTGACCTTCGTGGACTCGGCGGGCTACGCACCGGACGTGCTGTTCCGCCGCACCGCGAAGCTGATCGGCGTGACGGCAGCGGCGAGCGTCGGCAAGATCGCCGTGGTCACCCGCAAGGCCTTCGGCGACGCCTACCTTTCCCTGGGCGCAAAGCGCCTGGGCACCGACCTGGTGTATGCATGGCCGACCGCGCAGATCGCGCAGGACGACAGCTACCAGGCGGAGCCTTACTCCGCCGCGGAGCGAGGCCTGGTGGACGCAGTAATCCCGCCGCGCGAGACCCGCGCGCGCATCGTCGACGGCCTGCGCCTGGTGGAGCGCAAGGCCGAGGACGGCTACCCACGCAAGCACGACAACCTGCCTTTCTAG
- a CDS encoding acyl-CoA carboxylase subunit epsilon — MTDFQVIKGNPDEVETQALQLIVDDLAKEAEALRNAKPDTRGHYGRELRHSSPGAFRNPRMPRG; from the coding sequence GTGACTGACTTTCAGGTGATCAAGGGCAACCCGGACGAGGTTGAGACCCAAGCTCTGCAGCTCATCGTCGACGACCTGGCCAAGGAGGCCGAAGCGCTGCGCAATGCGAAGCCGGATACGCGCGGGCACTACGGCCGCGAGCTGCGCCACAGCAGCCCCGGCGCGTTCCGCAATCCGCGGATGCCACGGGGCTAG
- a CDS encoding Maf family protein — protein sequence MQLTLASTSPAREKVLNAAGVIPRKVSPGVDEEAAVAELVNPTPAQYVQHLATAKARAVDGELVLGGDSMLLIDGELQGKPHTREETVRRWRQQRGKRAELVTGHALFDAATGQIYEEVVATQIQFAEVSERAIEAYAATGEPLECAGAFTLEALGGWFIESIDGHPSAVIGLSLPALRRGLDYFGYDFCDLWG from the coding sequence ATGCAGCTAACTTTGGCCAGCACCTCGCCAGCGCGGGAGAAGGTGCTGAACGCTGCCGGGGTGATCCCCCGCAAGGTCTCCCCCGGCGTGGACGAGGAAGCCGCCGTCGCGGAGCTGGTGAACCCCACCCCGGCGCAGTACGTGCAGCACCTGGCCACGGCAAAGGCGCGGGCGGTAGACGGCGAACTAGTGCTGGGCGGCGACAGCATGCTGCTGATCGACGGCGAACTGCAGGGCAAGCCGCACACGCGTGAAGAGACGGTGCGACGGTGGCGCCAGCAGCGCGGGAAGCGCGCAGAGCTGGTCACCGGGCATGCGCTTTTTGACGCCGCCACGGGCCAGATCTACGAGGAAGTAGTGGCCACACAGATCCAGTTCGCCGAGGTCTCCGAGCGGGCGATCGAGGCATACGCCGCCACCGGCGAGCCGCTGGAATGTGCCGGGGCCTTCACCCTGGAAGCGCTCGGCGGGTGGTTCATCGAGAGCATCGACGGGCACCCGTCGGCCGTGATTGGCCTATCGCTCCCCGCCCTGCGGCGGGGGCTGGACTATTTCGGCTACGACTTCTGCGACCTCTGGGGCTAA
- a CDS encoding bifunctional 2-methylcitrate synthase/citrate synthase — protein sequence MTKPIKVSNAPFDRGRTNFTTPRAQSSKTSNVTGTDKNINKGLNGVVVDTSSVSKVNPETNSLTYRGYPVQELAEHCTFEDVAYLLWNGELPDFRELEQFRQRERALRPIDRSMLDLINSLPKTAHPMDVLRTAVSVFGTEDLNADDRSSDAVRRTGLTLLAKLPTIIAYDLRRRKNLDYIPPSRDRDIAENFLYMCFGDEEGSPANNRDDVEAFDQSLTLYAEHGFNASTFTGRVISSTMSDVYSAVTGAIGALKGPLHGGANEAVMHNFLAVEDPAAAEQWVLDQCDAKNKIMGFGHRVYKKGDSRVPTMEAAMRRTAANHDGQRWVDMYDNMQKAMDQRTGIQPNLDFPAGPTYYMLGIDIPFFTPIFVMARVVGWTAHIVEQNEDNALIRPLSSYVGPEQRSVKAD from the coding sequence AAAGGCCTCAACGGCGTGGTGGTGGACACGTCCAGTGTTTCGAAGGTGAACCCGGAGACCAACTCCCTGACCTACCGGGGCTACCCCGTACAGGAGCTGGCCGAGCACTGCACCTTCGAGGACGTGGCCTACCTTCTCTGGAACGGCGAACTGCCGGACTTCCGCGAGCTGGAGCAGTTCCGCCAGCGAGAGCGCGCCCTGCGTCCCATCGACCGCAGCATGCTGGACCTCATCAACTCCCTGCCGAAGACCGCCCACCCCATGGACGTGCTGCGTACGGCGGTGAGCGTGTTCGGCACGGAGGACCTCAACGCGGACGACCGCAGCTCCGATGCGGTGCGCCGCACAGGTCTGACCCTGCTGGCCAAGCTGCCGACGATCATCGCCTACGACCTACGCCGCCGCAAGAACCTGGATTACATCCCGCCGTCCCGCGACCGCGATATCGCCGAGAACTTCCTCTACATGTGCTTCGGCGACGAGGAGGGCAGCCCCGCCAACAATCGCGACGACGTCGAGGCCTTCGACCAGTCCCTCACCCTGTACGCGGAGCACGGCTTTAACGCCTCCACCTTCACCGGCCGCGTGATCAGCTCCACCATGAGCGACGTTTACTCCGCCGTCACCGGCGCCATCGGCGCCCTCAAGGGCCCACTGCACGGCGGTGCGAACGAGGCCGTGATGCACAACTTCCTGGCCGTTGAGGACCCGGCGGCCGCCGAGCAGTGGGTGCTGGACCAGTGCGACGCAAAGAACAAGATCATGGGCTTCGGCCACCGCGTGTACAAGAAGGGCGACTCGCGCGTGCCCACTATGGAGGCCGCCATGCGCCGCACCGCCGCCAACCACGACGGCCAGCGCTGGGTGGATATGTACGACAACATGCAGAAGGCCATGGACCAGCGCACCGGTATCCAGCCGAACCTGGATTTCCCGGCGGGCCCGACTTACTACATGCTGGGCATCGACATCCCGTTCTTTACCCCGATTTTCGTCATGGCTCGCGTCGTCGGCTGGACCGCCCACATCGTGGAGCAAAACGAGGACAACGCCCTGATCCGCCCGCTATCCAGTTACGTCGGCCCGGAGCAGCGCTCCGTTAAGGCTGATTAG